One Algibacter sp. L3A6 genomic region harbors:
- a CDS encoding family 20 glycosylhydrolase — MKNKLYKPFLATAICLLTLTACQEKTPKVYTEADINIIPKIEKVQINPGVFEFNKNTMFVVSNDEQKNAATLLQDKFKLAANWDLAITDASEKSNIISFKEDKNLAEETYKLTVTNAQITIEASGNSGYLYAVQSLRQLLPTAIESKNVVSDISWEIPNIEIEDSPRFQYRGLMLDLSRHFFDAAYIKETIDAISMLKMNVLHLHLVDDQGWRIEIKKYPKLTEVGAWRVDQEDIPWNSRTKNSPDDKATYGGFLTQEELENIVAYAQLKGIEVIPEIEMPAHVSSAIAAYPELSCLAEPIGVPSGALWPITDIYCAGKEHTFEFLEDVLTEVMDIFPSKYIHIGGDEATKTNWKTCPHCQKRIKDEDLEGVEELQSYFIKRIEKFINSKGKKLVGWDEILEGGLAPDATVMSWRGFKGGLEAAAQGHDVIMTPVSHSYFDYYQGPPEQEPAGGGGFTPLNKVYEFDPVVETMSEAEAKHVLGGQANLWAEFVPTTSHSQYMIFPRLTALAETVWSAKNLRDWDDFSRRLPAAFERYEYLGINYSKSSFIVTSKMETSVENKTVSLVLKNEYAVSDIRYALNDEPLNSDSKHYTEPIILSKTTAVKAGLFKDDVIVGNVFKDTVKFHNAVAHKTTYQTEYHKRYQGVGAYNLVNTLRGTKNFRDGRWQGWLNSAAEITIDLEKETPINMLTIGSMENQKNGIYYPTLIQVFTSKDGETFKETVTFKRPYADSSEPELKDFILECKAESARFVKVKVSTSKNEKNTNEGWLFIDEILID, encoded by the coding sequence ATGAAAAATAAATTATACAAACCATTTTTAGCAACTGCTATTTGCCTTTTAACGCTAACGGCTTGCCAAGAAAAAACACCTAAAGTTTACACGGAAGCTGATATTAATATCATTCCGAAAATTGAAAAGGTTCAAATAAATCCTGGCGTTTTTGAATTTAATAAAAACACCATGTTTGTTGTTTCTAATGACGAACAAAAAAATGCTGCTACATTATTACAAGATAAATTTAAATTAGCAGCGAATTGGGATTTAGCAATCACCGATGCTTCAGAAAAAAGTAATATTATTAGCTTTAAAGAAGACAAAAACTTAGCGGAAGAAACTTATAAATTAACCGTTACAAATGCGCAAATAACTATTGAAGCTTCAGGTAACTCAGGATACTTATATGCTGTACAATCTTTACGTCAATTACTACCAACAGCTATAGAAAGTAAAAATGTGGTGAGTGATATTTCATGGGAAATTCCAAATATTGAAATTGAAGATAGCCCACGTTTTCAATATCGCGGCTTAATGCTCGATTTATCACGTCATTTTTTCGACGCAGCTTATATCAAAGAAACAATCGATGCCATATCCATGCTAAAAATGAATGTATTGCACCTTCATTTAGTAGACGATCAAGGTTGGAGAATTGAAATAAAAAAATACCCAAAACTAACCGAAGTTGGTGCATGGCGTGTAGATCAAGAGGATATCCCTTGGAATTCTAGAACCAAAAATAGTCCTGATGACAAAGCCACTTACGGTGGTTTTTTAACTCAAGAAGAACTTGAAAATATTGTTGCTTACGCACAATTAAAAGGAATTGAAGTGATTCCTGAAATAGAAATGCCTGCCCATGTTTCTAGTGCTATTGCAGCATATCCAGAATTATCATGTTTAGCAGAACCTATTGGTGTGCCATCGGGCGCTTTATGGCCAATTACAGATATTTACTGCGCAGGTAAAGAGCACACTTTTGAGTTTTTAGAAGATGTTTTAACTGAAGTTATGGATATATTCCCATCGAAATACATTCATATTGGTGGTGATGAAGCCACAAAAACCAACTGGAAAACTTGTCCGCACTGTCAAAAAAGAATTAAAGATGAAGATTTAGAAGGTGTTGAAGAACTTCAAAGTTATTTCATTAAAAGAATAGAAAAATTCATTAATTCCAAAGGAAAAAAACTTGTAGGTTGGGATGAGATTTTAGAAGGTGGTCTTGCTCCTGACGCTACAGTAATGAGCTGGCGCGGGTTTAAAGGCGGACTAGAAGCAGCTGCTCAAGGTCACGATGTAATTATGACACCTGTTTCGCATTCTTATTTCGATTATTACCAAGGTCCACCAGAACAAGAACCTGCTGGAGGTGGTGGTTTTACACCTTTAAATAAAGTTTATGAATTTGATCCGGTTGTAGAAACGATGAGCGAAGCCGAAGCGAAACACGTTTTAGGTGGACAAGCCAACTTATGGGCTGAGTTTGTGCCAACAACATCGCATTCGCAATACATGATTTTTCCGAGATTAACTGCTTTAGCCGAAACCGTTTGGAGTGCTAAAAACTTAAGAGATTGGGACGATTTCTCTAGACGACTACCAGCTGCTTTTGAGCGTTATGAATATTTAGGCATAAACTATTCAAAAAGTTCATTTATCGTGACCTCTAAAATGGAAACGAGTGTTGAAAACAAAACCGTATCGCTAGTTTTAAAAAATGAATACGCAGTATCTGATATTCGTTATGCTTTAAATGATGAACCTTTAAATAGCGATTCAAAACATTATACAGAACCTATTATTTTATCTAAAACAACCGCTGTAAAAGCTGGCTTATTTAAAGATGATGTTATAGTTGGAAACGTTTTTAAAGACACGGTTAAATTCCATAATGCTGTGGCTCATAAAACCACTTACCAAACAGAATACCATAAAAGGTACCAAGGTGTTGGCGCATATAATTTAGTAAATACACTAAGAGGTACTAAAAACTTTAGAGATGGTAGATGGCAAGGTTGGTTAAACAGCGCTGCCGAAATCACTATCGATTTAGAAAAAGAAACGCCAATCAACATGCTTACTATTGGTAGTATGGAAAATCAAAAAAACGGCATCTACTACCCGACTTTAATTCAGGTTTTCACCTCTAAAGATGGTGAAACATTTAAAGAAACCGTCACTTTTAAAAGACCATACGCAGATAGCTCTGAACCTGAACTGAAAGATTTTATATTAGAGTGTAAAGCAGAATCTGCACGATTTGTGAAAGTAAAAGTAAGCACTTCTAAAAATGAAAAGAATACCAACGAAGGTTGGTTATTTATAGACGAAATACTAATCGATTAA
- a CDS encoding glycoside hydrolase family 130 protein, translating to MKQIPWQEKPSHCNDVMWRYSENPIIDRYAIPSSNSIFNSAVVPFEDGFAGVFRCDNKAVQMNIFAGFSKDGINWDIEHEPIKMQAGNTEMIDSDYKYDPRVVFIEDRYWITWCNGYNGPTIGIGYTFDFKEFFQCENAFLPFNRNGVLFPKKINGKFAMLSRPSDNGHTPFGDIYISYSPDMKYWGEHRCVMKATNFEDSAWQCTKIGAGPIPILTDEGWLMLYHGVINTCNGFRYAMGSALLEEDAPDQVKYRTQPYLLGPAEIYEQVGDVPNVVFPCAALHDTEEDKLAVYYGAADTVVALAFGKLSEVVEFTKNNSL from the coding sequence ATGAAACAAATCCCTTGGCAAGAAAAACCTAGTCATTGTAATGATGTTATGTGGCGTTATAGCGAAAACCCTATTATAGATAGGTATGCCATTCCATCGTCTAATAGTATTTTTAATAGTGCCGTTGTGCCTTTTGAAGATGGTTTTGCTGGTGTTTTCCGTTGTGATAACAAAGCAGTACAAATGAATATTTTTGCTGGTTTCAGTAAAGACGGCATCAATTGGGATATCGAACACGAGCCTATTAAAATGCAGGCTGGAAATACAGAAATGATAGATTCTGATTATAAATACGACCCGCGTGTTGTTTTTATTGAAGATCGTTATTGGATTACTTGGTGTAATGGTTATAATGGCCCAACCATCGGTATTGGATATACTTTCGATTTTAAAGAGTTTTTTCAATGTGAAAACGCATTTTTACCATTCAACAGAAATGGTGTTTTGTTTCCGAAGAAAATAAACGGGAAATTTGCGATGTTAAGCAGACCAAGTGATAATGGCCACACGCCTTTTGGTGATATTTATATTAGTTACAGTCCAGATATGAAGTATTGGGGCGAACACCGCTGCGTTATGAAAGCCACAAACTTTGAAGATAGCGCATGGCAATGTACCAAAATTGGTGCTGGTCCAATCCCTATTTTAACTGATGAAGGTTGGCTTATGCTTTACCACGGTGTTATAAACACCTGTAACGGCTTTAGATATGCTATGGGTTCTGCGCTTTTAGAAGAAGACGCTCCCGATCAAGTTAAATACAGAACACAACCTTATTTATTAGGTCCTGCCGAAATTTACGAACAAGTGGGCGATGTACCAAATGTAGTTTTCCCATGCGCGGCACTACACGATACAGAAGAAGATAAATTGGCCGTATATTATGGCGCTGCCGATACAGTAGTCGCTTTAGCTTTTGGAAAATTAAGCGAAGTGGTAGAATTTACAAAAAACAATAGTTTATAA
- a CDS encoding family 10 glycosylhydrolase, translated as MNVLKIAFLSLLLSVVSCDKTVKTATVSETKTATVEAPAKFKYWSWMTVGNKKSDSAYTTHFKKLKNNGFDAVLLNTGADPKLLKRLTPIATKEGLEVHAWMFTTNRPGDSIAQQHPEWYMVSRSGKSCFLKEERPYVGYYQWLSPSHPEARKHILSLVEGLAEVEGVASVHLDYIRYPDVFLPIGLLPKYDLKQEEELPDYDFDYSDASVEKFMAIHHKNPREMENPAIDMEWKNFRLNEIKSLVNEAYDVVHKHNKKLSAAVFPYPEMADHMVRQRWDKWKIDMVLPMIYYNFYNEELDWIGYATKQGVDDLEGRPTELHTGLYTPKLSVPDLKSAIQLAKDNGAKGVAFFDDYSMSDEQFEVIKNSKE; from the coding sequence ATGAACGTATTAAAAATAGCATTTTTAAGCCTACTATTAAGTGTAGTATCTTGCGACAAAACAGTAAAAACTGCAACGGTAAGCGAAACCAAAACCGCAACTGTTGAAGCTCCAGCAAAATTTAAATATTGGAGCTGGATGACTGTTGGAAATAAAAAATCAGATTCGGCCTATACAACACATTTTAAAAAATTAAAAAATAATGGTTTCGACGCTGTTTTATTAAATACCGGTGCCGATCCAAAACTTTTAAAAAGATTAACTCCTATAGCAACAAAAGAAGGCTTAGAAGTACACGCTTGGATGTTTACAACCAACCGCCCAGGAGATTCTATTGCGCAACAACACCCAGAATGGTATATGGTGAGTAGAAGCGGAAAGTCTTGTTTTCTTAAAGAAGAACGACCTTACGTTGGGTATTACCAATGGTTATCGCCAAGTCACCCAGAAGCGAGAAAACATATTTTAAGTTTAGTAGAAGGATTAGCGGAAGTTGAAGGAGTTGCTAGTGTACATCTAGATTATATTCGTTACCCAGATGTATTTTTACCTATTGGCTTACTTCCAAAATACGATTTAAAACAAGAAGAGGAATTGCCAGATTACGATTTTGATTATTCCGATGCTAGTGTAGAAAAGTTTATGGCAATACACCATAAAAATCCACGAGAAATGGAAAACCCAGCTATCGATATGGAATGGAAAAACTTCCGTCTAAATGAGATCAAATCTTTGGTTAACGAAGCTTATGATGTGGTACACAAACACAATAAAAAATTAAGTGCAGCCGTATTCCCTTATCCTGAAATGGCTGACCATATGGTGCGCCAACGTTGGGATAAATGGAAAATCGATATGGTTTTACCAATGATTTACTACAACTTTTATAATGAAGAATTAGATTGGATTGGTTACGCAACAAAACAAGGTGTTGATGATTTAGAAGGTCGCCCAACCGAATTGCATACCGGTTTATACACACCAAAATTAAGCGTACCCGATTTAAAATCGGCTATACAATTAGCGAAAGATAATGGCGCCAAAGGTGTTGCTTTTTTCGATGATTATAGCATGTCTGACGAACAATTTGAAGTCATTAAAAATTCTAAAGAATAA
- a CDS encoding GH92 family glycosyl hydrolase, producing MNKSVYIVLLTLCFYACKKETQVEAKPTTLTAFVNTFIGTDGPGNTYPGATVPFGMVQLSPDHGIPGWDRIAGYFYQDSIISGFSHTHLSGTGAGDMYDILVMPTNSRFSEKIKANNFKPFSSFSHDNETASPGYYSVMLSDFGIKAEVTATRRTGIHQYTFPKDSLSQIHIDLGYSLNWDKPTDTYFKVVDNETIEGYRMSKGWARDQRLFFVIKLSKPFKSYSLLEDNKPATSPLKGINTKLILDFDTNENEQIILKTGLSTGSIDGAYKSIATEALSFDFDAYKKQADSIWNQQLQKITIETNDVEQKTIFYTMLYQSMLAPTLLSDLNGDYKGANDTIMNSKNYDRYDTFSLWDTYRAAHPLHTILHPKRVSSMVNSLLAHYNETGLLPVWSMQGNETNMMIGYHAVPVIVDAYFKGIEDFDAELAFEACKASAMDQSRQIDDYMTYGYVPIDESHENWSVSKTLEYAYDDWCIAQFAKALGKTEDYTTFSKRANYWKNIYDDSSTFMRPKYKNGTFIEDFIPKDYTLYFCESNAWQYVWSVPHDIEGLVSTIGKETAFEKKLDSMFSYYPLKEDKLPIFSTGMIGQYAHGNEPSHHVAYLYNYIGKPWKTQEKVREILKTQYKNAPNGHCGNEDCGQMSSWYIFSSLGFYPVNPAQGIYSFGAPLHDKATIHLENGHSFTVSAENNSDANKYIQSITLNGKKINQSYISHKTIMQGGELVFVMGDTPNKDDEFLMAPSSEVFN from the coding sequence ATGAACAAAAGTGTTTATATCGTTTTACTAACCCTTTGTTTTTATGCTTGTAAAAAAGAAACACAAGTTGAAGCAAAACCAACAACACTAACCGCTTTTGTTAATACATTTATCGGTACCGATGGCCCAGGGAATACGTACCCTGGAGCCACTGTTCCGTTTGGTATGGTGCAATTAAGCCCAGATCATGGCATACCAGGTTGGGATAGAATTGCAGGGTATTTTTATCAAGATTCTATCATTTCTGGATTTTCACACACACATCTTAGTGGTACAGGTGCCGGCGATATGTACGATATTTTGGTCATGCCAACTAACAGTCGTTTTTCAGAAAAAATTAAAGCCAATAACTTCAAACCGTTTTCTAGTTTCTCTCACGATAACGAAACGGCTTCACCGGGTTATTACAGCGTAATGTTATCCGATTTCGGCATTAAAGCAGAAGTTACGGCAACGCGACGCACAGGTATTCATCAATATACTTTCCCAAAGGATAGTTTATCACAAATTCATATCGATTTAGGGTATTCTCTAAACTGGGATAAACCCACAGACACTTACTTTAAAGTGGTCGATAACGAAACTATAGAAGGTTACAGAATGTCTAAAGGTTGGGCTAGAGACCAACGTTTATTCTTCGTTATAAAACTGTCAAAACCTTTTAAATCTTATTCACTTTTAGAAGATAATAAACCTGCAACGTCTCCATTAAAAGGGATTAACACCAAATTAATTCTTGATTTCGATACTAACGAAAACGAACAGATTATTTTAAAAACAGGCCTATCTACAGGTAGTATTGACGGCGCATACAAATCTATTGCTACGGAAGCGCTTAGTTTCGATTTTGACGCTTACAAAAAACAAGCCGATAGTATTTGGAACCAACAACTACAAAAAATTACGATTGAAACTAATGATGTGGAACAGAAAACTATTTTCTACACCATGCTATATCAATCGATGTTAGCACCAACTTTATTAAGCGATTTAAATGGCGATTATAAAGGTGCAAACGATACCATAATGAACTCCAAAAACTACGATAGATACGATACCTTTTCGTTGTGGGACACCTATCGCGCGGCACATCCTTTACATACAATTCTGCACCCAAAACGTGTGTCTAGCATGGTAAACTCTTTATTAGCGCATTACAACGAAACCGGCTTACTGCCCGTTTGGTCTATGCAAGGTAACGAAACCAACATGATGATTGGTTACCACGCTGTGCCTGTAATTGTGGATGCCTATTTTAAAGGTATTGAAGATTTTGATGCCGAATTAGCTTTTGAAGCTTGTAAAGCCAGCGCCATGGATCAGTCAAGACAAATTGATGATTACATGACTTATGGTTATGTACCTATTGATGAAAGCCACGAAAATTGGTCGGTTTCAAAAACATTAGAATATGCTTATGATGATTGGTGTATTGCGCAATTCGCTAAAGCTTTAGGTAAAACGGAAGACTATACAACATTTTCAAAACGTGCTAATTACTGGAAAAACATATACGACGATTCTAGCACTTTTATGAGACCAAAATATAAAAACGGTACCTTTATAGAAGATTTTATTCCGAAGGATTACACACTTTATTTTTGTGAAAGTAACGCTTGGCAATATGTTTGGTCTGTGCCTCACGATATTGAAGGCCTAGTATCTACCATAGGAAAAGAAACGGCTTTCGAGAAAAAGTTAGACTCCATGTTTTCTTATTATCCTTTAAAAGAAGATAAACTTCCTATTTTTAGTACCGGAATGATTGGCCAATACGCTCACGGTAACGAGCCGAGCCATCATGTTGCTTACTTATACAACTACATTGGCAAACCATGGAAAACACAAGAAAAAGTTAGAGAAATTCTAAAAACTCAATATAAAAATGCACCTAACGGGCATTGCGGAAATGAAGACTGCGGGCAAATGTCGTCTTGGTATATATTTAGTAGTTTAGGTTTTTATCCGGTAAATCCGGCACAAGGTATTTATAGTTTTGGTGCGCCATTGCACGATAAAGCAACTATTCATTTAGAAAATGGACATAGCTTTACGGTTTCCGCAGAAAACAATAGTGACGCCAACAAGTATATTCAATCTATTACCCTTAACGGAAAAAAAATCAATCAAAGTTATATTTCTCATAAAACCATTATGCAAGGTGGCGAGTTGGTTTTTGTTATGGGAGATACGCCAAATAAGGATGATGAATTCCTAATGGCACCATCATCAGAAGTATTTAATTAA
- a CDS encoding carbohydrate-binding family 9-like protein, with product MKLKVTFLWLLSCSISALSCAQEETTIIPETYTAYKASEAITIDGEFNEDAWSKVAWTNPFIDIEGKKQPKYKTEVKMLWDDTYFYVLAKMDEPHVWGDITKRDAIIFHNNDFEIFVDPTGDTHNYYELEINALNTAWDLFVSKPYRNSNVVLNDWNITGLKSAVKVNGTINTPNDIDKGWVLEIAIPWAAYKTGYFHKNVPTDQFWRVNFSRVNWDHQITNGKYERKKDANGKLLHEYNWVWSPMGVINMHEPEKWAYVLFSSEAPKTANTFTIPQDDKLKWELYELYRVQTAHFKKNQTYFTSIEELTTSEIKIDEKLITPTLEMHSTGWNISVKSPFTNKVLTVTEDGKFISK from the coding sequence ATGAAGTTGAAGGTCACATTTTTATGGTTATTAAGTTGTAGCATTTCGGCTTTAAGTTGTGCTCAAGAAGAAACAACCATTATTCCCGAAACGTATACCGCTTATAAAGCTTCAGAAGCTATAACTATTGATGGTGAATTTAACGAAGATGCTTGGAGCAAAGTCGCTTGGACCAACCCATTTATAGATATTGAAGGCAAAAAACAACCTAAGTATAAAACAGAAGTTAAAATGCTTTGGGATGACACTTATTTTTATGTTTTAGCCAAAATGGACGAGCCACATGTTTGGGGAGATATCACGAAGCGCGATGCCATTATTTTTCATAATAATGACTTTGAAATTTTTGTAGATCCAACCGGAGATACTCATAATTACTACGAGCTTGAGATAAACGCACTAAACACCGCTTGGGATTTATTTGTAAGCAAACCTTACCGAAACAGCAATGTAGTATTGAACGATTGGAATATAACCGGTTTAAAATCGGCTGTAAAAGTTAACGGCACCATCAATACCCCAAACGATATCGATAAAGGTTGGGTTCTAGAAATTGCTATTCCTTGGGCGGCTTATAAAACTGGTTACTTTCATAAAAATGTACCTACCGATCAATTTTGGCGTGTCAATTTTTCTAGAGTCAATTGGGATCATCAAATTACCAATGGCAAATACGAAAGAAAAAAAGACGCTAACGGCAAATTGTTGCACGAATACAACTGGGTCTGGTCGCCAATGGGTGTTATAAATATGCACGAACCCGAAAAATGGGCTTATGTTTTATTTTCTTCGGAAGCACCAAAAACAGCAAATACTTTTACCATTCCTCAAGATGATAAACTAAAATGGGAATTGTATGAACTGTATCGCGTACAAACCGCACATTTTAAAAAAAATCAAACCTATTTTACTTCAATAGAAGAATTAACGACTTCAGAAATAAAAATAGACGAAAAATTAATAACACCAACTCTGGAAATGCACAGTACCGGATGGAATATTTCAGTTAAAAGTCCGTTCACCAATAAGGTACTCACCGTTACAGAAGATGGAAAATTTATATCAAAATAA
- a CDS encoding GH92 family glycosyl hydrolase yields MIKKLFIVSILINTLAVNAQEFTKYVNPFIGTSNFGATNPGAIAPRGMVSVSPFNVAGTQNTLEKDSRWLSNPYVNENSFLTGYSHVNLSGVGCPDLGVILLMPTTGDVETNHLKYGSTYTNETAQAGYYSNVLTKYNIKVETTTTTRTGISRYTFPKGQSNILLNLGLGLTNEEGAAIKIVSPTEIEGMRTVGSFCYYKPEEAYPVYFVAKFSKPATNYGVWKTPKKYKGAEAAWMPYNGKPRLMEGYRKEVLGDSIGSYFSYQFEKPTQVEVKIGVSYVSIENARENLEQETQDFSFEAIHQQAEAYWEQQLSKIKVEGGTEDDKTIFYTALYHTLIHPNILNDFNGEYPKMATRETLKTENTRFTVFSFWDTYRNLHALMSLVYPKQQSDMVKSMLDIYDESGWLPKWELNATETTTMVGDPAGIILTDTYLKGITDFDIEKAYEAMVKSADALENNPLRPGIEPYIENGYLNTDQNGSVSTTQEYNATDYSISLLAKALNKKDDYKRFSKRSISYRKLFDKDLKLLRPRNADGTWHEPFDPLAGANFTKNIGFIEGNAWQYAFMVSHDIKGLMKLMGGKKGFSEQLQKAFSSKQFDMANEPDIAYPYLFNYVKGEEWRTQQLVHELMDEYFQNQPAGLPGNDDTGTMSAWLIYSMMGIYPVSPGDPIYTISTPVFDKITIDLDSNYYQGKTLVIEKSGTKKGIINTIQLDGKAHNSYFINHSDLIKGSKLKINLK; encoded by the coding sequence ATGATAAAAAAGCTTTTTATTGTATCTATCCTAATAAATACCTTGGCTGTAAATGCACAAGAATTCACTAAATATGTAAATCCTTTCATAGGAACTTCAAACTTTGGAGCCACCAATCCTGGAGCCATCGCACCTCGAGGCATGGTAAGTGTATCCCCTTTCAACGTGGCGGGAACACAAAATACTTTAGAAAAAGATAGTCGATGGTTATCTAACCCTTACGTGAACGAAAACTCCTTTTTAACAGGCTATTCTCACGTCAATTTAAGTGGTGTTGGTTGTCCGGATTTAGGCGTTATCCTTTTAATGCCAACCACGGGCGATGTTGAAACCAATCATTTAAAATACGGAAGTACCTACACCAACGAAACAGCCCAAGCAGGTTATTACTCTAATGTTTTAACAAAATATAATATTAAGGTTGAAACCACAACAACAACCAGAACGGGTATTTCTAGATATACATTTCCGAAAGGACAATCGAACATCTTATTAAATTTAGGCTTAGGCTTAACCAATGAGGAAGGTGCTGCTATAAAAATAGTATCGCCAACAGAAATTGAAGGTATGCGCACTGTGGGCTCATTTTGCTATTACAAACCCGAAGAAGCCTATCCTGTTTATTTCGTTGCAAAATTTAGTAAACCTGCAACAAATTATGGTGTTTGGAAAACCCCTAAAAAATATAAGGGTGCTGAAGCTGCTTGGATGCCATACAATGGAAAACCAAGACTTATGGAAGGCTATCGCAAAGAAGTTTTAGGCGATAGTATTGGTAGTTATTTTTCTTATCAATTTGAAAAACCAACTCAAGTAGAAGTTAAAATTGGAGTTTCATACGTGAGTATTGAAAATGCACGCGAAAATTTAGAGCAAGAAACACAAGATTTCAGTTTTGAAGCCATACACCAACAAGCTGAAGCATATTGGGAACAGCAACTTTCCAAAATCAAGGTTGAAGGTGGTACTGAAGATGATAAAACCATTTTTTACACTGCACTTTATCACACTTTAATTCATCCCAATATTTTAAATGATTTTAATGGTGAATATCCAAAAATGGCGACCCGAGAAACTTTAAAAACTGAAAACACGCGATTTACAGTGTTTTCATTTTGGGATACCTACAGAAATCTTCACGCTTTAATGTCTTTGGTTTACCCGAAGCAACAATCGGATATGGTTAAAAGCATGCTCGATATTTATGATGAAAGTGGCTGGTTACCAAAGTGGGAACTCAACGCCACCGAAACCACAACTATGGTAGGCGATCCCGCTGGTATTATTTTAACCGATACCTATTTAAAAGGCATTACAGATTTCGATATTGAAAAAGCCTATGAAGCTATGGTAAAAAGTGCTGATGCTTTAGAAAATAATCCGTTGCGACCTGGCATTGAACCGTATATTGAAAATGGCTATTTAAATACCGATCAAAATGGTTCAGTTTCTACCACTCAAGAATATAACGCTACCGATTACTCCATTTCATTATTAGCCAAAGCGCTAAATAAAAAAGACGATTACAAACGTTTTTCTAAGCGTTCGATTTCATATAGAAAACTATTTGATAAAGACTTAAAACTTTTACGTCCGCGTAATGCAGACGGCACTTGGCACGAACCTTTCGATCCGTTAGCCGGGGCAAATTTCACTAAAAACATTGGTTTTATTGAAGGTAACGCTTGGCAATATGCTTTTATGGTATCCCATGATATTAAAGGTTTAATGAAACTTATGGGCGGTAAAAAAGGCTTTAGCGAACAACTTCAAAAGGCATTTAGCAGCAAACAATTCGATATGGCCAACGAGCCAGATATTGCTTATCCATATTTATTCAATTATGTAAAAGGAGAAGAATGGCGTACACAACAATTAGTACATGAGTTGATGGATGAATATTTTCAAAACCAACCTGCTGGCTTACCAGGTAATGATGATACAGGCACCATGTCGGCTTGGTTAATTTACAGCATGATGGGTATTTATCCTGTATCTCCTGGAGACCCTATTTACACGATATCAACGCCTGTTTTCGATAAAATAACCATCGATTTAGACTCAAATTACTACCAAGGCAAAACGCTTGTTATTGA
- a CDS encoding N(4)-(beta-N-acetylglucosaminyl)-L-asparaginase, whose protein sequence is MSSRRKFIKKAALGSVAFSAFSACGVQASNATTAPKEAPIKTAKKPLIISTWNHGLAANQATWEALNAGKSGLTAIEKGLNISEADPKVRSVGYGGLPDREGKVTLDACIMDQNSDCGSVSFLQGIKHPISVAKKVLEETPHVMLSGQGALNFALSQGFKEENLLTPESEKAWKNWLEKSKYQPVINIENHDTISMLVIDKDGNLTGGCTTSGAAWKMHGRVGDSPIIGAGLFLDNEVGAAAATGLGEAVIRTAGSAMVVELMRQGLSPNEACKTIVERIYNKHKNHKDMPYLQVGFIAVNKQGEYGGYSLRGGFNFAVCDADNGNRMEKPDFKMTWKDK, encoded by the coding sequence ATGTCGAGTAGAAGAAAATTTATAAAAAAAGCAGCATTAGGTTCTGTGGCATTTAGCGCATTTAGTGCTTGCGGTGTTCAAGCCTCCAATGCAACAACGGCTCCTAAAGAAGCGCCAATAAAAACTGCAAAAAAACCATTAATTATTTCTACTTGGAATCATGGTTTAGCAGCAAACCAAGCCACTTGGGAGGCACTAAATGCAGGTAAATCTGGACTTACCGCCATAGAAAAAGGCTTAAATATTTCTGAAGCCGATCCAAAAGTTCGAAGTGTTGGGTATGGCGGGCTTCCGGATAGAGAAGGTAAAGTAACTTTAGATGCTTGTATTATGGACCAAAATAGTGATTGTGGTTCTGTATCTTTTTTACAAGGTATTAAACACCCTATTTCAGTTGCAAAAAAGGTTTTAGAAGAAACACCGCACGTGATGTTATCTGGACAAGGTGCTTTGAATTTCGCACTATCTCAAGGTTTTAAAGAAGAAAACTTACTAACACCAGAATCTGAAAAAGCCTGGAAAAACTGGTTAGAAAAATCGAAATACCAACCCGTGATAAATATTGAAAATCACGATACCATTAGTATGCTTGTTATTGATAAAGACGGGAACTTAACTGGTGGCTGTACAACAAGTGGAGCCGCATGGAAAATGCATGGTCGCGTTGGAGACTCCCCTATTATTGGTGCTGGTTTATTTTTAGATAACGAAGTAGGCGCCGCTGCCGCAACAGGTTTAGGCGAAGCCGTAATTAGAACGGCTGGAAGCGCTATGGTTGTAGAACTTATGCGCCAAGGTTTATCGCCAAATGAAGCTTGTAAAACCATTGTAGAACGTATTTACAACAAACATAAAAACCATAAAGACATGCCTTATTTACAAGTTGGTTTTATAGCCGTAAATAAGCAAGGTGAGTATGGTGGTTACAGCTTACGTGGTGGTTTCAATTTCGCAGTTTGCGATGCAGACAACGGAAACCGAATGGAGAAACCTGATTTTAAAATGACTTGGAAAGATAAATAA